A genomic stretch from Haemophilus parainfluenzae ATCC 33392 includes:
- the rnhB gene encoding ribonuclease HII, with protein sequence MIDFVYPEGYQLVAGVDEVGRGPLVGAVVTAAVILDPNKPIAGLADSKKLSEKKRLALAAEIKEKALAWAMGRAEPAEIDELNILHASMLAMERAVKALKIQPHFVLVDGNRIPPNLGFPAQAVVKGDSLVAEISAASILAKVARDQEMEELDKNHPEYAFAQHKGYPTKLHLEKLAELGPLPEYRRSFSPVKKALGIED encoded by the coding sequence ATGATTGATTTTGTTTATCCTGAAGGTTATCAATTAGTTGCTGGGGTGGATGAAGTTGGACGGGGCCCTTTAGTGGGGGCAGTTGTCACGGCTGCGGTGATCTTAGATCCGAATAAGCCGATTGCTGGTTTGGCGGATTCTAAAAAACTCAGTGAGAAAAAACGTCTTGCACTCGCAGCAGAAATTAAAGAGAAAGCCTTAGCTTGGGCAATGGGCCGGGCAGAGCCTGCTGAGATTGATGAATTGAATATTCTTCATGCCTCGATGTTAGCCATGGAGCGAGCCGTAAAAGCCTTAAAAATTCAACCGCACTTTGTATTGGTGGATGGCAATCGTATTCCGCCTAACCTTGGTTTCCCAGCTCAAGCGGTAGTGAAAGGGGATTCACTTGTGGCGGAAATCAGCGCGGCCTCTATTTTGGCAAAAGTCGCACGGGATCAGGAAATGGAAGAATTAGATAAAAATCATCCTGAATATGCCTTTGCTCAACATAAAGGTTATCCCACCAAATTACATTTAGAAAAACTAGCTGAGCTTGGTCCTTTACCGGAGTATCGTCGAAGTTTTTCACCTGTGAAGAAAGCGCTAGGCATAGAAGACTAG
- the fabZ gene encoding 3-hydroxyacyl-ACP dehydratase FabZ: protein MSENQASKVIEAKEIMTLLPHRYPFLLVDRVLDYKEGEWLKAIKNISVNEPCFTGHFPGEPILPGVLILEALAQSMGILAFKTHELKGGELFYFAGIDEARFKRPVLPGDQMELNVQVIKERRGITAFTGIATVNGEVACEAKLMCARR from the coding sequence GTGTCAGAGAATCAAGCAAGTAAAGTAATTGAAGCAAAAGAAATTATGACCTTATTGCCACATCGTTATCCATTTTTATTAGTGGATCGCGTGTTAGACTACAAAGAAGGCGAATGGTTAAAAGCAATTAAAAATATCAGTGTAAACGAACCTTGTTTTACCGGTCATTTCCCTGGAGAGCCAATTTTACCGGGCGTGTTAATTCTTGAAGCTTTGGCACAATCAATGGGGATCCTTGCATTTAAAACTCATGAATTAAAAGGTGGCGAATTATTCTATTTCGCAGGTATTGATGAAGCGCGTTTCAAACGCCCAGTATTACCTGGAGATCAAATGGAATTGAACGTTCAAGTGATTAAAGAACGTCGTGGTATTACAGCATTCACGGGTATTGCAACTGTAAACGGTGAAGTAGCTTGTGAAGCCAAATTAATGTGTGCTCGTCGATAA
- the lpxB gene encoding lipid-A-disaccharide synthase: MIKENPTIAIVAGEVSGDILGAGLIQALKCHYPQAKFVGVGGERMIAQGFESFFDMEELSVMGLVEVLKHLPRLLKIRRSVIEQLSAIKPDIFIGIDAPDFNLTVELKLKEKGIKTIHYVSPSVWAWRQNRIYKIAKATHQVLAFLPFEKAFYDRFNVPCRFIGHTMADAIPLKPNRTEACQTLDIDEKGRYLAILVGSRGSEVSFLTEPFLKTALLLKEKYPDLQFLVPLVNEKRCQQFEEIKAQIAPDLDMHLIDGKARQVMIAAEATLLASGTAALEAMLCKSPMVVGYRMKPFTHFLAKRLVKTKYISLPNLLADEMLVPEMIQEDCEPQKLAEQLSQYLGDDESAVKSRSVLIQRFTELHKLIQCDADSQAAQAVVDLLEQRHD, translated from the coding sequence ATGATTAAAGAAAATCCAACTATTGCGATTGTTGCCGGTGAAGTGTCTGGTGATATTCTTGGTGCAGGTCTCATTCAAGCGCTTAAATGCCACTATCCGCAAGCTAAGTTTGTAGGGGTTGGCGGAGAGAGAATGATTGCTCAAGGTTTTGAAAGCTTTTTTGATATGGAAGAGCTCTCTGTCATGGGCCTAGTAGAAGTACTTAAACATTTACCTCGATTGCTTAAAATTCGTCGTAGTGTTATCGAACAACTTTCTGCTATTAAACCGGATATATTTATCGGTATTGATGCACCGGATTTTAATCTTACCGTTGAACTTAAATTAAAAGAAAAAGGGATTAAAACCATTCATTACGTGAGCCCATCTGTATGGGCTTGGCGTCAAAATCGTATCTACAAAATTGCCAAAGCGACCCATCAAGTATTGGCTTTTCTTCCTTTTGAAAAAGCCTTTTATGATCGTTTTAATGTGCCTTGCCGTTTTATTGGCCATACCATGGCAGATGCGATTCCATTAAAACCAAATCGTACAGAAGCTTGCCAGACCTTAGATATTGATGAAAAAGGACGTTATCTTGCTATTTTAGTAGGGAGTAGAGGTAGTGAAGTGAGCTTCCTTACTGAACCATTTCTAAAAACTGCTTTGTTATTAAAAGAAAAATATCCAGACTTGCAGTTTTTAGTCCCTTTGGTGAATGAAAAACGTTGCCAACAATTTGAGGAAATAAAGGCTCAGATTGCCCCTGATCTCGATATGCATTTAATTGATGGTAAAGCACGCCAAGTGATGATTGCTGCCGAAGCAACTTTACTAGCTTCAGGTACCGCTGCACTTGAAGCGATGTTGTGTAAATCGCCAATGGTGGTAGGGTATCGAATGAAACCTTTCACGCATTTTTTGGCAAAACGATTGGTCAAAACAAAATATATTTCATTGCCCAATTTGTTAGCGGATGAAATGCTTGTGCCAGAAATGATTCAAGAAGATTGCGAACCGCAAAAATTAGCAGAACAACTTTCTCAGTATTTGGGTGATGACGAAAGTGCGGTCAAATCTCGCAGTGTTTTAATTCAACGTTTTACTGAATTGCATAAATTGATTCAATGTGATGCGGATAGCCAAGCCGCACAAGCTGTGGTTGATTTATTGGAGCAAAGACATGATTGA
- the lpxD gene encoding UDP-3-O-(3-hydroxymyristoyl)glucosamine N-acyltransferase translates to MQKSYSLQELATKVGGTLRGNADVVVNNIAALSKAEPNQLTFISNAKFRPLLAESKAGILVVSEADVEFCSPESNLLIVKDPYVAYALLAQYMDTTPKAAQNIHPSAVISEKASIGENVSIGANAVIEEGVVLGDNVVIGAGCFVGKFTKIGAGTQLWANVSIYHEVEIGQNCLIQSGAVIGSDGFGYANDRGRWIKIPQVGQVIIGNNVEIGACTCIDRGALDATVIEDNVIIDNLCQIAHNVHIGTGTAVAGGVIMAGSLKVGRYCLIGGASVINGHMEICDKVTVTGMGMVMRPITEPGVYSSGIPLQTNKEWRKTAALTLGIDGMNKRLKALEKKLG, encoded by the coding sequence ATGCAAAAATCCTATTCTTTACAGGAATTAGCAACAAAAGTCGGCGGTACCCTTCGCGGTAACGCCGACGTTGTCGTTAATAATATTGCCGCACTATCAAAAGCAGAACCTAACCAACTGACCTTCATTTCTAATGCAAAATTTCGCCCTTTATTAGCTGAATCTAAAGCTGGTATTCTTGTCGTGTCAGAAGCGGATGTGGAATTTTGCTCACCTGAAAGTAATTTACTTATCGTTAAAGATCCTTATGTTGCTTATGCACTATTAGCTCAATATATGGACACTACCCCGAAAGCGGCTCAAAATATCCACCCAAGTGCGGTTATTTCTGAAAAAGCTTCAATTGGCGAAAATGTATCAATTGGTGCGAATGCCGTCATTGAAGAAGGTGTTGTATTAGGCGATAACGTGGTTATTGGTGCAGGTTGTTTTGTAGGTAAATTCACAAAAATTGGCGCGGGTACTCAGCTTTGGGCAAACGTAAGCATTTATCATGAAGTAGAAATTGGACAAAATTGCTTAATTCAATCAGGCGCTGTCATTGGTAGTGATGGCTTTGGCTATGCAAATGATCGAGGTCGCTGGATAAAAATTCCACAAGTAGGTCAAGTGATCATTGGTAATAATGTCGAAATTGGTGCTTGTACCTGTATTGACCGTGGAGCCTTAGACGCGACAGTCATTGAAGATAACGTCATTATTGATAACCTTTGTCAAATTGCGCATAACGTTCATATCGGCACGGGTACAGCAGTAGCTGGCGGTGTCATTATGGCGGGTAGTCTAAAAGTGGGGCGTTATTGTTTAATTGGTGGAGCAAGTGTGATCAATGGCCACATGGAAATCTGCGATAAAGTAACTGTGACTGGCATGGGTATGGTGATGCGCCCAATTACTGAGCCTGGCGTATACTCATCGGGTATCCCATTACAAACCAATAAAGAGTGGCGAAAAACAGCTGCACTTACCTTGGGAATTGATGGTATGAATAAACGATTGAAAGCCCTAGAGAAAAAACTTGGCTAA
- the lpxA gene encoding acyl-ACP--UDP-N-acetylglucosamine O-acyltransferase: MIHPSAKIHPTALVADGAVIGEDVVIGPFCIIEGSVEIKARTVLNSHIVVKGDTVIGEDNQIYQFASIGEVNQDLKYKGEATKTIIGNGNLIREHVTIHRGTIQGGGVTRIGNNNLLMINVHIAHDCQIKNNCILANNATLAGHVELDDFVIVGGMSAIHQFVIVGAHVMLGGGSMVSQDVPPYVMAQGNHAQPFGVNLEGLKRRGFDKPTMHAIRNVYKMIYRSGKTLEEVLPEIEQIAQTESAISFFVEFFKRSTRGIIR; this comes from the coding sequence ATGATCCACCCAAGTGCAAAAATTCACCCGACCGCGCTTGTTGCTGATGGCGCAGTTATTGGCGAAGACGTTGTTATCGGTCCTTTCTGTATTATTGAAGGGAGCGTTGAGATTAAAGCGCGTACCGTTTTAAATTCTCACATTGTCGTGAAAGGCGACACCGTGATTGGTGAAGATAACCAGATTTATCAATTCGCCAGTATTGGTGAAGTCAACCAAGATTTAAAATATAAGGGCGAAGCAACAAAAACCATTATTGGTAATGGTAACCTTATTCGTGAACATGTGACGATTCATCGCGGCACTATCCAAGGTGGTGGTGTAACACGTATTGGTAACAACAACTTATTGATGATCAATGTCCACATTGCCCACGATTGCCAAATCAAAAATAACTGTATTTTGGCAAACAATGCAACCCTTGCAGGTCACGTTGAATTAGATGATTTTGTTATTGTAGGTGGTATGTCTGCGATTCACCAATTTGTGATCGTCGGTGCGCACGTAATGCTAGGTGGTGGTTCTATGGTTAGCCAAGATGTGCCGCCTTATGTGATGGCTCAAGGTAACCATGCGCAGCCTTTCGGTGTAAACCTTGAAGGATTAAAACGTCGTGGTTTTGATAAACCAACCATGCATGCTATCCGTAATGTTTATAAAATGATTTACCGTAGCGGTAAAACCCTTGAAGAAGTATTGCCGGAAATTGAACAAATTGCACAAACTGAATCTGCAATTAGTTTCTTTGTGGAGTTCTTCAAACGTTCTACCCGTGGCATTATTCGTTAA
- a CDS encoding co-chaperone GroES, whose product MNIRPLHDRVIIKREEVETLSAGGIVLTGSAATKSTRAKVLAVGKGRILENGTVQPLDVKVGDTVIFNDGYGVKSEKIDGEEVLIISENDILAIVE is encoded by the coding sequence ATGAATATTCGTCCTTTACACGATCGTGTAATCATTAAACGTGAAGAAGTAGAAACTCTTTCAGCTGGCGGTATCGTATTAACCGGTTCAGCGGCGACTAAATCAACCCGTGCGAAAGTATTGGCAGTGGGTAAAGGTCGTATTTTGGAAAATGGTACCGTTCAACCTTTAGATGTAAAAGTTGGCGATACAGTCATTTTCAATGATGGTTATGGCGTGAAAAGTGAAAAAATCGATGGTGAAGAAGTGTTAATCATTTCTGAAAACGACATTTTGGCGATTGTGGAATAA
- the groL gene encoding chaperonin GroEL (60 kDa chaperone family; promotes refolding of misfolded polypeptides especially under stressful conditions; forms two stacked rings of heptamers to form a barrel-shaped 14mer; ends can be capped by GroES; misfolded proteins enter the barrel where they are refolded when GroES binds) — MAAKDVKFGNDARVKMLKGVNVLADAVKVTLGPKGRNVILDKSFGAPTITKDGVSVAREIELEDKFENMGAQMVKEVASKANDAAGDGTTTATVLAQAIVNEGLKAVAAGMNPMDLKRGIDKAVSAVVSELKNLSKPCETSKEIEQVGTISANSDSIVGQLIAQAMEKVGKEGVITVEDGTGLDDELAVVEGMQFDRGYLSPYFINKPETATVELDNPYILLVDKKVSNIRELLPVLEGVAKAGKPLLIIAEDIEGEALATLVVNTMRGIVKVAAVKAPGFGDRRKAMLQDIAILTAGTVISEEIGMELEKATLEDLGQAKRVVINKDNTTIIDGVGDEAQIKGRVAQIRQQIEESTSDYDKEKLQERVAKLAGGVAVIKVGAATEVEMKEKKDRVDDALHATRAAVEEGIVAGGGVALVRAATKVAATLKGDNEEQDVGIKLALRAMEAPLRQIVTNAGEEASVVASAVKNGEGNFGYNAGTEQYGDMIEMGILDPTKVTRSALQFAASVAGLMITTECMVTDLPKDDKADLGAAGMGGMGGMGGMM; from the coding sequence ATGGCAGCAAAAGACGTAAAATTTGGTAACGATGCACGCGTAAAAATGCTAAAAGGCGTGAATGTATTAGCAGATGCAGTAAAAGTGACCCTTGGCCCTAAAGGTCGTAATGTCATTTTAGATAAATCATTTGGTGCACCAACCATCACTAAAGATGGTGTATCTGTTGCACGTGAAATTGAATTAGAAGATAAATTTGAAAATATGGGTGCACAAATGGTGAAAGAGGTTGCCTCTAAAGCTAATGATGCAGCCGGTGACGGTACAACGACCGCGACAGTTCTTGCTCAAGCTATCGTAAATGAAGGCTTAAAAGCTGTGGCGGCAGGCATGAACCCAATGGATTTAAAACGTGGTATCGATAAAGCGGTAAGTGCGGTTGTTTCTGAGCTTAAAAATTTATCTAAACCTTGTGAAACCTCTAAAGAAATTGAGCAAGTTGGTACAATTTCTGCTAACTCAGACAGCATTGTGGGTCAATTAATTGCTCAAGCAATGGAAAAAGTAGGTAAAGAAGGCGTGATTACCGTAGAAGATGGTACAGGTCTTGACGATGAATTAGCGGTTGTGGAAGGGATGCAATTCGATCGTGGTTACTTATCACCTTATTTCATCAACAAACCAGAAACGGCAACTGTTGAATTAGATAACCCATACATTCTTTTAGTAGATAAAAAAGTATCAAATATCCGTGAATTACTTCCAGTATTAGAAGGTGTGGCAAAAGCGGGTAAACCATTATTAATTATCGCTGAAGATATCGAAGGTGAAGCGCTTGCAACTTTAGTCGTGAACACCATGCGCGGTATCGTAAAAGTGGCAGCAGTGAAAGCGCCAGGCTTTGGTGATCGTCGTAAAGCGATGTTACAAGATATTGCGATCTTAACAGCAGGTACTGTGATTTCTGAAGAAATCGGTATGGAACTTGAAAAAGCGACATTAGAAGATTTAGGTCAAGCAAAACGTGTTGTAATCAACAAAGACAACACCACGATTATCGATGGTGTGGGTGATGAAGCACAAATAAAAGGTCGCGTAGCTCAAATTCGTCAGCAAATCGAAGAATCAACGTCTGATTATGACAAAGAAAAACTTCAAGAACGCGTAGCTAAACTTGCTGGCGGTGTGGCTGTAATCAAAGTTGGTGCAGCAACTGAAGTTGAAATGAAAGAGAAAAAAGATCGTGTGGATGATGCATTACACGCAACTCGTGCCGCGGTTGAAGAAGGTATCGTTGCGGGTGGTGGTGTTGCATTAGTTCGTGCTGCAACCAAAGTAGCGGCAACCTTAAAAGGTGATAACGAAGAACAAGATGTAGGTATTAAACTTGCATTACGTGCAATGGAAGCGCCACTTCGTCAAATCGTCACTAACGCAGGTGAAGAAGCATCGGTTGTGGCAAGTGCGGTTAAAAATGGCGAAGGAAACTTCGGTTATAACGCGGGTACTGAACAGTACGGCGATATGATCGAAATGGGTATTCTAGATCCAACTAAAGTCACTCGTTCTGCGTTACAATTCGCGGCTTCTGTAGCGGGCTTAATGATCACTACAGAATGTATGGTTACTGATCTTCCAAAAGATGATAAAGCCGATTTAGGCGCTGCCGGCATGGGCGGTATGGGAGGCATGGGCGGAATGATGTAA
- a CDS encoding OmpH family outer membrane protein, with translation MKNVVKMTALSLGLALASGLAAADENIAFINAGYLFQNHPDRQAVANKLDAEFKPMADKLAASKKEIDAKIVASRKKVEEKIAALQKDAPRLRQAEIQKRQEEITKFGSDEEAALNKLMEEQDKKVAEFQELNEKRQTEERGKLLESIQVATNNLAKAKGYTYVLDANSVVFAVDGKDITEEVLKSIPATEKAAPAKTEEKK, from the coding sequence ATGAAAAATGTAGTAAAAATGACCGCACTTTCTTTAGGTCTTGCTCTTGCATCAGGTTTAGCAGCTGCGGACGAAAATATCGCATTTATTAATGCGGGTTATTTATTCCAGAATCATCCGGATCGCCAAGCTGTAGCAAACAAATTAGATGCAGAATTTAAGCCAATGGCAGATAAACTTGCTGCAAGTAAGAAAGAAATTGATGCTAAAATTGTGGCATCTCGTAAAAAAGTGGAAGAGAAAATAGCAGCTTTGCAAAAGGATGCGCCACGTTTACGTCAAGCTGAAATCCAAAAACGCCAAGAAGAAATCACTAAATTTGGTTCAGATGAAGAAGCGGCATTGAATAAATTAATGGAAGAGCAAGATAAAAAAGTAGCAGAGTTCCAAGAATTAAACGAAAAACGTCAAACTGAAGAGCGTGGTAAATTATTAGAAAGCATTCAAGTTGCAACTAATAACTTAGCAAAAGCAAAAGGTTATACTTATGTTTTAGATGCTAACTCTGTAGTATTTGCAGTAGATGGTAAAGATATTACTGAAGAAGTATTAAAATCTATTCCAGCAACTGAAAAAGCAGCGCCAGCAAAAACTGAAGAGAAAAAATAA
- the aspA gene encoding aspartate ammonia-lyase: MTQYRKEVDLLGERDVPADAYWGIHTLRAVENFNISNVTISDVPEFVRGMVMVKKATALANGELGAIPSDIAKAIVAACDEILTTGKCLDQFPSDVYQGGAGTSVNMNTNEVVANLALEKIGHKKGEYDVINPMDHVNASQSTNDAYPTGFRIAVYNSILKLIDKIQYLHDGFDNKAKEFAKILKMGRTQLQDAVPMTVGQEFKAFAVLLEEEVRNLKRTAELLLEVNLGATAIGTGLNTPKGYTELVVKHLAEVTGLPCVPAENLIEATSDCGAYVMVHGALKRTAVKLSKVCNDLRLLSSGPRAGIKEINLPELQAGSSIMPAKVNPVIPEVVNQVCFKVIGNDTTVTFASEAGQLQLNVMEPVIGQAMFESIDILTNACVNLRDKCVDGITVNKEICENYVFNSIGIVTYLNPFIGHHNGDLVGKICAQTGKGVREVVLEKGLLTAEQLDDILSVENLMNPTYKAKLNK, translated from the coding sequence ATGACTCAATACAGAAAAGAAGTGGATTTATTAGGTGAACGCGATGTACCAGCAGATGCATACTGGGGTATCCATACCTTAAGAGCGGTTGAAAACTTCAATATTTCTAATGTAACCATTTCTGATGTACCGGAATTTGTTCGCGGCATGGTAATGGTTAAAAAAGCGACTGCCCTAGCGAATGGTGAATTAGGTGCTATTCCAAGTGATATTGCAAAAGCGATTGTGGCGGCTTGTGATGAAATTCTTACCACGGGGAAATGCTTAGATCAATTCCCATCTGACGTGTATCAAGGTGGTGCCGGTACTTCTGTGAATATGAATACCAACGAAGTAGTTGCTAACCTCGCGCTTGAAAAAATTGGTCATAAAAAAGGTGAATATGATGTTATTAACCCAATGGACCACGTGAACGCTAGCCAATCTACCAACGATGCATATCCTACCGGTTTCCGTATTGCGGTATATAACAGCATTTTAAAACTTATCGACAAAATCCAATACTTACATGATGGTTTCGATAATAAAGCAAAAGAATTTGCTAAAATTTTAAAAATGGGTCGTACCCAATTACAAGATGCTGTACCTATGACCGTTGGTCAAGAGTTTAAAGCCTTTGCCGTATTACTTGAAGAGGAAGTACGTAACTTAAAACGTACCGCTGAGTTACTTCTTGAAGTCAACCTTGGTGCAACCGCAATCGGTACTGGTTTAAATACACCAAAAGGTTATACAGAATTAGTAGTAAAACACCTTGCTGAGGTAACTGGATTACCTTGCGTACCAGCTGAAAACTTAATCGAAGCAACATCTGACTGTGGTGCTTATGTCATGGTTCATGGTGCATTAAAACGTACCGCAGTAAAACTATCTAAAGTATGTAACGACTTACGTTTACTCTCTTCTGGTCCACGTGCAGGTATTAAAGAAATTAACTTACCTGAATTACAAGCAGGTTCTTCTATCATGCCTGCAAAAGTAAACCCAGTTATTCCAGAAGTGGTGAACCAAGTATGCTTTAAAGTAATTGGTAACGATACTACCGTTACTTTCGCATCTGAAGCAGGTCAATTACAATTAAACGTAATGGAACCAGTGATTGGTCAAGCAATGTTTGAATCTATCGACATCTTAACCAATGCTTGCGTGAACTTACGCGATAAATGTGTAGACGGTATCACTGTAAACAAAGAAATTTGTGAAAACTACGTATTCAACTCAATCGGTATCGTGACTTACTTGAATCCATTTATCGGTCACCATAATGGCGACTTAGTAGGTAAAATCTGTGCTCAAACCGGTAAAGGTGTACGTGAAGTCGTATTAGAAAAAGGTTTATTAACAGCAGAACAATTGGATGACATTCTTTCTGTAGAAAACTTAATGAACCCAACTTACAAAGCAAAATTAAATAAATAA